One Cuculus canorus isolate bCucCan1 chromosome 1, bCucCan1.pri, whole genome shotgun sequence DNA segment encodes these proteins:
- the LOC128850158 gene encoding acrosin-like has protein sequence MNVLFVLTLLALFWPAQGSWDTCETCGLRPSDYQNYSSAHAAGGSDGHPGAWPWIVSVQQIREAGVVHICGGTLIHPQWVLTAAHCFVNTHNVLMWRVVAGIMHLAHEGPEVQVRYMKRILGHKGYSNITQANDIALIELDEPFQCSPYVQLACVPDFSLRVQELKTCYVSGWGATMAGSPGMPPVLLESQVHLLNTHACNSSGWYRGAIHPHNLCAGYPQGGIDTCQGDSGGPLVCQDPHANHSWLVGVTSWGRGCARARRPGVYTSTQYFREWIVAQMGMDLAGAATSTESAKTHFLTISNPGEGTQPEPTQRAVSSTCPFHLDKLKGVFAQLQKVLKFLRGGKD, from the exons ATGAATGTTCTTTTTGTCCTCACCCTCCTGGCCCTGTTCTGGCCAGCACAGGGCTCCTGGGACACCTGCGA GACTTGCGGACTCCGGCCCTCGGATTACCAGAACTATAGCTCCGCACACGCTGCTGGCGGGAGCGATGGCCATCCAGGTGCCTGGCCGTGGATCGTGAGCGTGCAGCAGATCCGGGAGGCAGGCGTTGTACACATCTGCGGAGGGACCCTCATCCACCCCCAGTGGGTGCTGACAGCAGCCCACTGCTTCGTCAACACCCA CAATGTCCTGATGTGGCGCGTGGTGGCCGGTATCATGCACTTGGCTCATGAGGGACCTGAGGTCCAAGTGCGCTATATGAAGCGGATCCTGGGTCACAAAGGCTACAGCAACATCACTCAGGCAAATGACATCGCCTTGATAGAACTGGACGAGCCTTTCCAGTGCAGCCCCTACGTGCAGCTCGCCTGCGTGCCAGATTTCTCCCTGCGAGTCCAGGAGCTGAAGACCTGCTACGTCAGCGGTTGGGGGGCCACCATGGCCGGAT CTCCTGGAATGCCTCCTGTGCTGCTCGAGTCCCAGGTCCACCTTCTCAACACACATGCCTGTAACAGCAGCGGGTGGTACCGTGGAGCCATCCACCCCCACAACCTGTGTGCGGGATATCCACAAGGCGGCATCGACACCTGCCAG GGGGACAGCGGGGGTCCTCTTGTCTGCCAAGATCCCCATGCTAACCACTCCTGGCTGGTGGGAGTGACCAGCTGGGGGAGAGGTTGTGCCAGAGCCCGTCGGCCAGGGGTTTATACCTCTACGCAATACTTCCGTGAGTGGATTGTGGCTCAGATGGGGATGGACTTGGCAGGAGCGGCCACTTCAACAGAATCAGCAAAGACCCATTTTCTCACCATCTCAAACCCTGGTGAAGGAACCCAGCCAGAACCAACACAGCGTGCCGTGTCTTCCACCTGCCCGTTTCACCTGGATAAGCTGAAGGGCGTTTTCGCCCAGCTGCAGAAGGTCCTGAAGTTCTTGAGGGGTGGCAAGGACTGA